A genome region from Blastocatellia bacterium includes the following:
- a CDS encoding carboxypeptidase regulatory-like domain-containing protein → MARKWWGLTLALLLSASPLLVFAQEITGNINGRVTDEKGDPIHGVKVTLTSPVLMGERVTTTSELGTYAFTALPPGMYTLKFEAQGFRTLIRTDIEVRVGFTATINAKLDVAAIEETVTVVGETPILDVSTTQVGVNYTERLLKELPTARDIWVTLAMTPGVTMVGRHDVGGSTAGTQTAYRNYGARGQNWPNIDGVITAEGSEAAGFYYDYGAFTEMQIVAASNSAEVPVPGTFINTVIKTGTNEFHGDLYVDYEREGWNSDNVKGRSYKLPTGAVLPLVDMGIPRAAKIKLYNDWNANVGGRIIRDKLWWFASWRDQRNHAGALGWVSPKGEKDFFPTRLQNQTIKLTYQLTSKNTIHWFAQGGRKIQPYRNWLAPAPDRFTSPDAVANQDSWSWAGKIQWVSTLTPKVLLDVNVGHMGYDWPQRPYSNRPRYRDFNNSLFQIGPPEGAFFLNEQRRWQWQGHLSWRVDNFLRGSHNLKFGIWRLFEARRRTEYGVWAGNARDVVYWFRGCTGVAPNLSCDTATPVEIRQYNYPWFFHHGLHTTSFFVQDGWELGRHLRLNLGMRLDSYRNFWRDQKQPAGRFQQEYVIPKNDDVLSWTSVAPRLGLAWDLFGDTKTVIRLSYGRYYFNPSTDIVAAVNPSTLTYKRFAWNDRNGDRDWSPDELTLIDVVGGQNRRLDPNVKHPYTDEFTAGIERELMRDLSVRFNFVRKFEKNRWTSFPLHAPFSAYNVPVTVTDPGRDGRVGTADDRQITLYDIDDPARLANPRFLIATNPAYQNNFAAYEIEVLKRMSRRWMLLTGYTIQKLNGWTEGINDQYPTNPNALLNSARHTWEWLYKLQGIYELPWGFQFSTVFKHQRGDPYRRTFAATLPRLRTVTVATEGFDSGLRLPNVNIWDVRLMKRFRIAERHRLDAMFDLFNVLNANTPLEVVTTTGARFGQPTRILGPRVFRLAFRYSF, encoded by the coding sequence ATGGCGAGGAAGTGGTGGGGTCTGACGCTCGCTCTTCTCCTCAGTGCGTCGCCTCTCCTTGTGTTCGCTCAGGAGATCACAGGGAATATCAATGGGCGCGTCACGGATGAGAAGGGCGATCCGATTCATGGCGTGAAGGTCACGCTGACGAGTCCCGTGCTGATGGGCGAGCGAGTGACGACGACGAGCGAACTGGGCACGTATGCGTTCACGGCTTTGCCTCCGGGCATGTACACGCTCAAGTTCGAGGCGCAAGGGTTCAGGACGCTCATCCGCACGGACATCGAGGTCCGCGTGGGATTCACAGCGACCATCAACGCGAAACTTGACGTCGCGGCCATCGAGGAGACCGTGACGGTCGTCGGTGAGACGCCGATCCTGGACGTCTCGACGACGCAGGTGGGCGTCAACTATACGGAGCGATTGCTGAAGGAACTGCCGACAGCGCGCGACATCTGGGTGACGCTGGCGATGACGCCGGGCGTCACGATGGTCGGGCGGCATGATGTTGGAGGCTCGACGGCGGGGACGCAGACGGCCTATCGGAACTACGGCGCGCGAGGCCAGAACTGGCCGAACATTGACGGTGTGATTACGGCCGAAGGTTCGGAGGCAGCCGGATTCTACTACGACTACGGTGCGTTCACTGAGATGCAGATTGTGGCGGCCTCGAACAGCGCGGAGGTTCCCGTTCCCGGCACTTTCATCAACACGGTCATCAAGACTGGGACCAATGAATTTCACGGCGACCTCTACGTGGACTACGAGCGCGAGGGGTGGAATTCCGATAACGTGAAAGGGCGGAGCTACAAGTTGCCCACGGGGGCCGTCCTCCCGCTTGTGGACATGGGCATCCCGCGCGCGGCGAAGATCAAGCTCTACAACGACTGGAACGCGAATGTAGGCGGGCGGATCATTCGTGATAAGCTCTGGTGGTTCGCTTCCTGGCGCGATCAGCGCAATCATGCTGGCGCGCTCGGATGGGTCTCGCCGAAAGGAGAAAAGGACTTCTTCCCCACGCGCTTGCAGAATCAGACGATCAAGCTGACGTATCAGCTCACGTCGAAGAATACGATCCACTGGTTCGCACAAGGCGGGCGCAAGATCCAACCCTATCGGAATTGGCTCGCGCCGGCTCCGGATCGGTTCACCTCTCCTGATGCCGTCGCCAATCAAGACTCCTGGTCTTGGGCTGGGAAGATCCAGTGGGTTTCCACGCTCACCCCGAAGGTGTTGCTGGACGTGAACGTCGGACACATGGGCTACGACTGGCCGCAACGGCCGTATAGCAATCGGCCGCGCTACCGCGACTTCAACAACTCGCTCTTTCAAATCGGTCCGCCTGAAGGCGCGTTCTTCCTGAACGAGCAGCGACGCTGGCAGTGGCAAGGTCATCTCTCCTGGCGCGTGGATAATTTCCTGCGCGGGAGCCATAACTTGAAGTTCGGCATCTGGCGGCTTTTCGAAGCCCGACGACGAACGGAATACGGCGTCTGGGCGGGCAATGCGCGCGACGTCGTCTATTGGTTCCGCGGCTGCACGGGCGTGGCCCCGAACCTCTCCTGCGATACGGCGACCCCGGTCGAGATCCGGCAGTACAACTATCCGTGGTTCTTCCATCACGGGCTGCACACGACGTCGTTCTTCGTGCAGGACGGATGGGAGTTGGGACGACATCTCCGGCTCAATCTCGGGATGCGTCTGGATAGCTATCGCAATTTCTGGCGAGATCAGAAGCAGCCGGCGGGCCGCTTCCAACAGGAATACGTGATCCCGAAAAACGATGACGTGCTCAGTTGGACGAGCGTTGCTCCGCGCTTGGGTCTGGCCTGGGACCTGTTTGGCGACACGAAGACCGTGATCCGCCTGAGCTATGGGCGTTATTACTTCAATCCGAGCACGGACATCGTGGCGGCGGTGAATCCCTCGACGCTCACTTACAAGCGATTCGCCTGGAACGACAGGAACGGCGATCGCGATTGGTCGCCCGATGAGTTGACGCTGATTGACGTCGTGGGCGGACAAAATCGTAGGCTCGATCCGAATGTCAAGCATCCCTACACGGATGAATTCACGGCGGGGATCGAGCGCGAGCTCATGCGCGATCTCTCGGTCCGCTTCAACTTCGTGCGGAAGTTCGAGAAGAATCGGTGGACGAGCTTTCCGCTCCACGCCCCCTTCTCGGCTTACAATGTGCCGGTGACGGTGACCGATCCCGGACGCGATGGGCGGGTTGGGACGGCAGACGATCGTCAGATCACGCTCTACGATATTGATGATCCGGCGCGGCTGGCGAATCCGCGATTCCTCATCGCGACGAATCCGGCTTATCAGAATAACTTCGCGGCTTACGAGATCGAGGTCCTCAAGCGGATGTCGCGGCGGTGGATGCTGCTCACTGGGTACACGATCCAGAAGCTCAACGGGTGGACCGAGGGGATCAACGATCAGTATCCGACCAATCCGAATGCGCTGCTCAACAGCGCGCGTCACACCTGGGAATGGCTCTACAAGCTGCAGGGGATTTACGAGTTGCCCTGGGGCTTCCAGTTCAGTACCGTCTTCAAGCACCAACGGGGTGATCCTTATCGGCGAACGTTTGCCGCCACGCTTCCGAGGCTGCGGACCGTCACTGTCGCGACCGAGGGATTTGATTCCGGCCTGCGCTTGCCGAACGTGAACATTTGGGACGTGCGCCTCATGAAACGCTTCCGGATCGCCGAGCGGCATCGCCTTGATGCGATGTTCGACCTCTTCAACGTGCTCAATGCGAACACGCCGCTGGAGGTCGTGACGACGACGGGGGCGCGCTTCGGACAACCGACGCGTATCCTGGGGCCGCGCGTCTTCCGCTTGGCGTTCCGATATTCGTTCTGA
- a CDS encoding M20/M25/M40 family metallo-hydrolase, with amino-acid sequence MKMTRKEFLEFTGRAMMGALVAPDFFHFLEAPRGFIEDILESPRVKKIHKYIEEHKEQHIAKIQRDLRQPSVSSWNMGIQEMAELMRESFKELGCKEAELVKTDGYPGVWAWYDAGAPKTISTYMMYDTQPFDEKEWSSPPLAANRVKMDPFGEVIIARGAINSKGPNRMFLNACEAIIACEGKLPVNIMFTCDGEEEQGSPHFHQVLAPYISRLKTCRAHLSAGPSQNREGFVNMYLGNKGIAYVELECHGRYWGRGPQRMPIHSSRKAILDSPVWRLVKALSTMVDETGNKILIEGYYDAIVPPTEEEVMLVNTLIARFGERALASERENVKVWMNDWSAAEAIWHLVFDTTLNINGIWAGYTGPGSATILPEKAAVKIDSRLVPNQVIDEQIALIRRHLDKHGFSDIKMTKLGGGDEWSRTSVRAPVVQAVLSVYKHYGIEPAIWPRSAGSSPQAQYTRPPLNLPACSGGLGHGGRAHAIDEYLVIEGNDRVAGLVKAEQSIVDILFAYAYWPE; translated from the coding sequence ATGAAGATGACGCGGAAGGAATTCCTGGAGTTCACCGGTCGGGCGATGATGGGCGCGCTCGTCGCACCCGACTTCTTCCATTTCTTGGAGGCGCCGCGCGGGTTCATCGAGGACATCCTCGAATCGCCGCGCGTGAAGAAGATCCACAAGTACATCGAGGAGCACAAGGAACAGCACATCGCCAAAATCCAGCGCGATCTCCGGCAGCCTTCGGTGAGCAGTTGGAACATGGGAATTCAGGAGATGGCCGAGCTGATGCGGGAGTCGTTCAAGGAGCTGGGCTGCAAAGAAGCGGAGCTGGTCAAGACGGACGGATATCCGGGCGTCTGGGCCTGGTACGATGCGGGCGCGCCGAAGACGATCTCGACCTACATGATGTACGATACGCAGCCCTTTGACGAGAAGGAGTGGTCGTCGCCACCGCTGGCGGCCAATCGGGTGAAGATGGATCCGTTCGGCGAGGTGATCATCGCGCGAGGGGCGATCAATTCCAAGGGACCAAACCGCATGTTCCTGAACGCGTGCGAGGCGATCATCGCCTGCGAGGGGAAGCTGCCCGTCAACATCATGTTCACGTGCGATGGGGAAGAGGAGCAGGGGAGTCCCCACTTCCATCAGGTGCTCGCTCCGTATATCTCCCGCCTCAAGACATGTCGGGCGCATTTGAGCGCCGGTCCGTCGCAGAATCGCGAGGGATTCGTCAACATGTATCTGGGCAATAAGGGGATCGCCTACGTGGAGCTGGAATGTCACGGCCGGTACTGGGGGCGAGGACCACAGCGCATGCCCATTCATTCGAGTCGCAAAGCGATTCTCGACAGTCCTGTCTGGCGCTTGGTGAAAGCCCTCTCGACGATGGTGGACGAGACGGGCAATAAGATTCTGATCGAGGGGTACTACGACGCCATCGTCCCGCCGACGGAGGAAGAAGTGATGCTCGTCAACACATTGATCGCGCGATTCGGTGAGCGCGCGCTCGCCTCCGAGCGGGAGAACGTGAAGGTATGGATGAACGATTGGTCGGCGGCCGAGGCGATCTGGCATCTCGTCTTCGATACGACGCTTAACATCAACGGCATCTGGGCGGGCTACACGGGTCCGGGCTCGGCGACGATCCTGCCGGAGAAGGCCGCCGTGAAAATTGATAGCCGTCTCGTCCCGAATCAGGTGATTGATGAACAGATCGCGCTCATTCGCCGTCATCTCGATAAGCACGGCTTCAGCGACATCAAGATGACGAAACTCGGTGGCGGCGATGAGTGGTCGCGCACGAGCGTTCGCGCGCCGGTCGTCCAAGCGGTGCTCTCCGTGTACAAACATTACGGGATTGAGCCCGCGATCTGGCCGCGTTCGGCCGGCTCGAGCCCGCAGGCACAATATACGCGCCCACCGCTCAATCTTCCCGCGTGCTCGGGCGGACTCGGTCATGGCGGTCGCGCGCACGCCATTGACGAGTATTTGGTGATCGAGGGCAACGATCGTGTGGCCGGACTTGTCAAAGCCGAGCAGTCTATTGTAGACATCCTCTTCGCGTATGCCTATTGGCCGGAGTAG